The Athene noctua chromosome 15, bAthNoc1.hap1.1, whole genome shotgun sequence genome contains a region encoding:
- the FOXL3 gene encoding forkhead box L3, producing MFDNTQYPYNCFNYDGDDYPTCSSDEEKKFTRPAYSYIALIAMAIQQSPSNKVTLSGIYDFIMKKFPYYRSNQRAWQNSIRHNLSLNSCFVKVPRTEGNEKGKGNYWSFATGCESMLDLFENGNYRRRRRRRNVKKEHKEQRPSRGKSPSSPDMSSMDSALNNISSSESKHERIQSGPRLLEPRGFVPNSMTNRQSLTNSSLAKSDSEIKFSIDYILSAPDPLPVLRSQYNMQDNTYHLLEAQQINLQFWTM from the exons ATGTTTGACAACACGCAGTACCCCTATAACTGCTTTAATTATGATGGGGATGATTATCCTACCTGTAGTTctgatgaagagaaaaaattcaCCAGACCAGCGTACAG cTACATTGCCTTAATTGCAATGGCCATCCAGCAAAGTCCTTCAAATAAAGTCACCCTCTCTGGCATTTATGACTTTATAATGAAGAAATTTCCTTACTACAGATCAAATCAAAGAGCCTGGCAGAACTCCATCCGACATAACTTGTCGCTTAACAGTTGTTTTGTAAAG gttcccagaacagaagggaatgagaaggggaaaggaaactATTGGAGCTTTGCGACGGGTTGTGAATCCATGCTGGATCTCTTTGAAAATGGGAATTACAGGCGAAGACGGAGGAGGAGGAACGTGAAAAAGGAACATAAGGAGCAGAGACCAAGCAGAGGGAAAAGTCCTTCATCCCCTGATATGTCTTCTATGGACTCTGCGTTAAACAACATTTCCTCTTCTGAAAGTAAACATGAAAGAATTCAATCGGGCCCAAGACTACTGGAGCCTCGTGGGTTTGTTCCAAACAGCATGACCAACAGGCAGAGCCTAACCAATTCCTCCTTAGCAAAATCGgattctgaaattaaattcagCATCGATTACATCCTTTCAGCCCCTGACCCTTTGCCTGTCCTGAGATCTCAGTATAATATGCAAGACAATACATATCATCTACTGGAGGCCCAGCAAATTAATCTGCAGTTCTGGACAATGTGA